The Primulina eburnea isolate SZY01 chromosome 6, ASM2296580v1, whole genome shotgun sequence genome contains a region encoding:
- the LOC140834608 gene encoding AT-hook motif nuclear-localized protein 1-like, whose translation MSSSGTAVVGSDAPIDYHLAPRTTEENPNQVTGSAPPLPPVSISLPTDTAAVVGGAVSLKKKRGRPRKYGPDGSVSMTLSPMPLSSSAPPPVIDFSSFQKRGKVRYAGGSAIKMQEPRMETEGLGEWVSCSVGANFTPHIITVGAGEDVTMKVISFSQQGPRAICILSANGVVSIVTLQQPDSSGGTLTYEGRFEILSLTGSFTPSETGGVRNRSGGMSVSLASPDGRVLGGGVAGLLVAASPVQIVVGSFLAGNQVEQKTKEDKPEPMAIIPAAAITISSAGMEVTNQASPLFRGDSWSSMPPDSRNKPTDINVPLSG comes from the exons ATGAGTAGCAGTGGAACAGCAGTGGTGGGATCAGATGCTCCAATAGACTACCATTTAGCTCCCAGAACCACTGAAGAAAACCCAAATCAAGTAACTGGATCAGCACCACCACTACCACCAGTTTCTATCTCGCTTCCGACGGACACGGCTGCCGTAGTTGGCGGCGCCGTCTCTTTGAAGAAGAAGAGGGGCAGGCCCAGGAAGTATGGCCCTGATGGCTCCGTGTCTATGACCCTTTCACCGATGCCACTTTCTTCCTCGGCGCCACCTCCGGTGATTGATTTCTCCTCCTTTCAGAAAAGGGGTAAAGTTCGTTATGCCGGCGGCTCCGCCATCAAGATGCAAGAGCCGAGAATGGAGACTGAGGGTTTGG GTGAATGGGTTTCATGCTCAGTTGGTGCTAATTTTACACCTCATATCATCACTGTCGGTGCTGGAGAG GACGTCACGATGAAGGTCATATCCTTCTCTCAACAAGGTCCTCGAGCAATTTGCATTCTATCTGCTAATGGCGTAGTTTCAATCGTCACTCTACAGCAACCTGATTCTTCTGGCGGTACATTGACATATGAG GGTCGTTTTGAGATACTCTCGTTGACTGGTTCATTTACGCCATCTGAGACTGGTGGAGTAAGAAACAGATCCGGTGGTATGAGCGTTTCTTTGGCTAGTCCTGATGGTCGCGTCCTAGGTGGTGGAGTTGCTGGCCTATTAGTAGCAGCCAGTCCTGTGCAG ATTGTGGTGGGTAGTTTTCTGGCTGGAAACCAGGTCGAGCAGAAGACTAAGGAAGACAAACCCGAGCCAATGGCTATCATACCTGCTGCTGCAATAACCATCTCGAGCGCAGGGATGGAAGTCACAAATCAGGCTTCCCCCTTGTTCCGTGGAGATAGCTGGTCCTCAATGCCCCCAGACTCGAGGAATAAACCCACCGACATCAATGTTCCCTTAAGTGGATAG
- the LOC140833539 gene encoding uncharacterized protein isoform X2 produces MREKVLRRRIPASRREKTNYHGTPRSSQSLAVRQRIKPAADRKFLEPSKYVSILKRSKSEPSLLKGVGGSETEAVEKVAAEEDERVQCRPVTWVDIFTSPEISTPRFPRKCYQKDAKVVVNVTVEGSAGPIQTLVKLGSNVEETINLVIIKYNEEGRIPPLDKHSASTCQLHQSYFSLQSLSKSV; encoded by the exons ATGCGCGAGAAAGTTCTGAGGAGAAGGATTCCGGCGAGCCGGAGGGAAAAAACTAATTATCACGGCACACCCAGGTCATCTCAGTCTTTGGCAGTTCGTCAGAGGATCAAGCCTGCTGCTGATAGGAAGTTTCTGGAGCCGTCCAAGTACGTGAGTATTCTGAAGAGAAGCAAGTCGGAGCCGTCTCTGCTCAAAGGAGTTGGAGGGAGTGAGACGGAGGCCGTGGAGAAGGTGGCGGCGGAAGAGGACGAGAGAGTTCAGTGTCGGCCGGTAACATGGGTGGATATATTCACTTCACCGGAGATATCGACTCCTCGGTTTCCTCGGAAATGCTATCAG AAAGATGCTAAGGTTGTGGTGAATGTGACTGTGGAGGGAAGTGCTGGACCGATTCAGACTTTGGTGAAATTGGGATCCAACGTCGAGGAAACCATAAATCTCGTGATAATAAAGTACAACGAAGAAGGACGAATCCCTCCTCTGGATAAGCATTCGGCTTCAACTTGCCAATTGCATCAATCTTACTTTAGTCTTCAGA GTTTGAGCAAGTCGGTTTGA
- the LOC140833539 gene encoding uncharacterized protein At4g22758-like isoform X1 gives MREKVLRRRIPASRREKTNYHGTPRSSQSLAVRQRIKPAADRKFLEPSKYVSILKRSKSEPSLLKGVGGSETEAVEKVAAEEDERVQCRPVTWVDIFTSPEISTPRFPRKCYQKDAKVVVNVTVEGSAGPIQTLVKLGSNVEETINLVIIKYNEEGRIPPLDKHSASTCQLHQSYFSLQSKFSLGLIGDIGCRSFYLRKYSCSDEHNANSEEDVSNSSYQVDVKLNSSGSRSTICFTSLFFYRNIEKIILRTRRFCDFFGCIPCIG, from the exons ATGCGCGAGAAAGTTCTGAGGAGAAGGATTCCGGCGAGCCGGAGGGAAAAAACTAATTATCACGGCACACCCAGGTCATCTCAGTCTTTGGCAGTTCGTCAGAGGATCAAGCCTGCTGCTGATAGGAAGTTTCTGGAGCCGTCCAAGTACGTGAGTATTCTGAAGAGAAGCAAGTCGGAGCCGTCTCTGCTCAAAGGAGTTGGAGGGAGTGAGACGGAGGCCGTGGAGAAGGTGGCGGCGGAAGAGGACGAGAGAGTTCAGTGTCGGCCGGTAACATGGGTGGATATATTCACTTCACCGGAGATATCGACTCCTCGGTTTCCTCGGAAATGCTATCAG AAAGATGCTAAGGTTGTGGTGAATGTGACTGTGGAGGGAAGTGCTGGACCGATTCAGACTTTGGTGAAATTGGGATCCAACGTCGAGGAAACCATAAATCTCGTGATAATAAAGTACAACGAAGAAGGACGAATCCCTCCTCTGGATAAGCATTCGGCTTCAACTTGCCAATTGCATCAATCTTACTTTAGTCTTCAGAGTAAGTTTTCAC TCGGTTTGATTGGCGACATAGGCTGCAGAAGCTTTTATCTTAGGAAATACAGCTGCAGTGATGAACATAACGCTAACAGTGAAGAAGACGTTTCAAATTCTTCGTATCAAGTCGACGTTAAATTGAATTCGAGTGGCAGTCGATCGACCATCTGTTTtacttctttatttttttaccgCAACATCGAGAAAATTATTCTAAGAACTCgaagattttgtgattttttcgGATGCATACCTTGTATTGGATAA
- the LOC140834609 gene encoding germin-like protein subfamily 1 member 13, which yields MAIRISLGFLVLTLIYSLTFASDPSPLQDFCVAVDDSKASVFVNGKICKNPNMVSADDFYFKGLNKPGNTSNALGSRVTPVNVNQIPGLNTLGISLVRIDYAPYGLNPPHTHPRATEILVVVEGTLYVGFVTSNPTNQNQKNKLFTKTLHPGDVFVFPEGLIHFQFNTGKTNVVAFAGLSSQNPGVITIANAVFGSEPPISIDVLTKAFQVDKNVIQHLQGQFWMNNN from the exons ATGGCCATCCGTATCTCTCTTGGCTTTTTGGTATTAACTTTGATATATTCATTAACTTTTGCATCTGATCCTAGTCCTCTTCAAGACTTTTGTGTTGCGGTTGACGATTCGAAGGCTTCTG TGTTTGTGAACGGGAAGATTTGCAAGAACCCAAATATGGTATCAGCAGATGATTTCTATTTCAAGGGTCTAAACAAGCCCGGAAACACATCGAATGCATTAGGCTCGAGGGTTACTCCGGTTAATGTAAACCAAATTCCTGGGCTCAACACTTTGGGCATTTCATTGGTTCGAATCGACTATGCACCATATGGGCTCAACCCTCCTCACACGCATCCTCGTGCCACAGAAATTCTCGTTGTCGTCGAAGGTACTCTATACGTTGGGTTCGTGACTTCAAACCCAACAAATCAAAACCAGAAGAACAAGCTTTTTACCAAGACATTGCATCCAGGAGATGTGTTTGTATTCCCTGAAGGCCTCATTCATTTTCAGTTCAACACCGGAAAAACCAATGTCGTCGCATTCGCCGGATTAAGTAGTCAGAACCCTGGAGTCATCACCATTGCAAATGCTGTTTTTGGCTCCGAACCACCGATTTCTATTGATGTTCTTACTAAGGCATTTCAGGTTGACAAGAATGTGATTCAGCATCTTCAAGGACAATTTTGGATGaacaacaactaa
- the LOC140834610 gene encoding germin-like protein subfamily 1 member 13, producing the protein MAIRISLGFLVLTLIYSLTFASDPSPLQDFCVAVDDSKASVFVNGKICKNPNMVSADDFYFKGLNKPGNTSNALGSRVTPVNVNQIPGLNTLGISLVRIDYAPYGLNPPHTHPRATEILVVVEGTLYVGFVTSNPANQNQKNKLFTKTLHPGDVFVFPEGLIHFQFNTGKTNVVAFAGLSSQNPGVITIANAVFGSEPPISIDVLTKAFQVDKNVIQHLQGQFWMNNN; encoded by the exons ATGGCCATCCGTATCTCTCTTGGCTTTTTGGTATTAACTTTGATATATTCATTAACTTTTGCATCTGATCCTAGTCCTCTTCAAGACTTTTGTGTTGCGGTTGACGATTCGAAGGCTTCTG TGTTTGTGAACGGGAAGATTTGCAAGAACCCAAATATGGTATCAGCAGATGATTTCTATTTCAAGGGTCTAAACAAGCCCGGAAACACATCGAATGCATTAGGCTCGAGGGTTACTCCGGTTAATGTAAACCAAATTCCTGGGCTCAACACTTTGGGCATTTCATTGGTTCGAATCGACTATGCACCATATGGGCTCAACCCTCCTCACACGCATCCTCGTGCCACAGAAATTCTCGTTGTCGTTGAAGGTACTCTATACGTTGGGTTCGTGACTTCAAACCCAGCAAATCAAAACCAGAAGAACAAGCTTTTTACCAAGACATTGCATCCAGGAGATGTGTTTGTATTCCCCGAAGGCCTCATTCATTTTCAGTTCAACACCGGAAAAACCAATGTCGTCGCATTCGCCGGATTAAGTAGTCAGAACCCTGGAGTCATCACCATTGCAAATGCTGTTTTTGGCTCCGAACCACCGATTTCTATTGATGTTCTTACTAAGGCATTTCAGGTTGACAAGAATGTGATTCAGCATCTTCAAGGACAATTTTGGATGaacaacaactaa
- the LOC140834611 gene encoding protein cornichon homolog 4-like: MGDVWAWLLFFFVVVALLVMLVFQLMCLADLEVDYINPYDSASRINSVVLPEFITQGVLCVLFLVTGHWVMCFLCLPYLYYNVRLYVRRQHLVDVTEIFNLLSWEKKQRLFKLGYIILLLFMCLFWMIYNALEDDEQSL, from the exons ATGGGGGATGTGTGGGCGTGGCTGCTGTTCTTCTTCGTAGTTGTTGCTCTACTCGTTATGCTCGTTTTCCAG CTCATGTGCTTGGCGGATCTAGAGGTTGATTATATCAATCCATATGACTCTGCTTCTCGAATAAACTCGGTTGTTTTACCAGAATTCATTACACAAGGAGTTTTGTGTGTCCTCTTCCTCGTAACAGGACATTGGGTTATGTGCTTTCTCTGTCTTCCATACCTCTACTACAATGTGCGATT GTATGTTCGAAGGCAGCATCTAGTAGATGTAACTGAAATCTTTAATTTGCTAAGTTGGGAAAAGAAGCAACGGCTTTTCAAGCTTGGTTACATAATACTTCTTCTCTTCATGTGTCTGTTCTG GATGATTTACAATGCATTAGAAGATGACGAGCAGTCCCTATAA